One window of the Peptacetobacter hiranonis genome contains the following:
- a CDS encoding patatin-like phospholipase family protein, whose product MRGLVLEGGGTKGAYQIGAYKALKGMGMDFQGITGSSIGALNGAYMVQNDIRIMEEIWLEYDYKHFINVDFETYEKLKDMDLSMKRMNQILSLIKKSFKENDGIDITPLREMLEDTLDEDKIRNKGIDFGMVTMYIDKKLNPQSLFLEDIPKGRLVDYLIASASLPIFKMNVMDNKLYVDGMFVDNLPIGMLEKKGYKDIVAIRIQDNLQGTISIKKHSDLNLKVIYPSEYLGGSMNKDRDHIQKNINLGYLDTMKTFEKYDGVRFYFRNAGDITEDMCFEKLRRMKKEDINLLCQVFNMRRNPDLRTLMEAIIPKAGELLALPRNFTYRDLYFALYENALERKGKNRVKVYDINSVINDTYRDNLIDYRELRREEARLNIKQKKEHRKSVLVDCFISNLK is encoded by the coding sequence ATGAGAGGTCTAGTTCTTGAAGGTGGAGGTACAAAAGGTGCCTACCAAATAGGTGCATATAAAGCACTTAAAGGAATGGGTATGGATTTTCAAGGAATTACAGGTTCTTCAATAGGTGCATTGAATGGTGCATATATGGTTCAGAATGATATACGTATTATGGAGGAAATATGGCTTGAGTACGATTATAAGCATTTTATAAATGTAGATTTTGAAACGTATGAAAAGCTAAAGGATATGGATTTGAGCATGAAGCGGATGAACCAGATTCTTTCTCTTATAAAGAAGTCATTTAAAGAAAATGACGGAATCGACATTACTCCACTTAGGGAGATGCTAGAGGATACTTTGGATGAGGATAAAATAAGAAACAAGGGAATAGACTTTGGAATGGTTACTATGTATATAGATAAAAAACTAAATCCACAGTCGTTATTTTTAGAGGATATACCAAAGGGCAGACTAGTGGACTATCTAATAGCGAGTGCCAGTCTACCTATATTCAAAATGAATGTAATGGACAATAAGCTATATGTAGATGGAATGTTTGTCGATAATCTACCTATTGGAATGCTTGAAAAGAAAGGCTACAAAGATATAGTAGCTATTAGAATTCAGGACAATTTACAAGGTACAATCAGTATAAAAAAACACAGCGACTTAAATCTAAAAGTTATATATCCATCAGAATATCTAGGTGGCTCTATGAATAAGGATAGAGATCATATTCAGAAAAATATAAACTTAGGATATTTAGATACAATGAAAACTTTTGAAAAGTACGATGGAGTTAGATTCTATTTTAGAAATGCTGGCGATATTACAGAAGATATGTGCTTTGAAAAACTAAGACGTATGAAAAAAGAAGATATAAATCTTCTTTGTCAAGTATTCAATATGAGAAGAAATCCTGATTTAAGAACTTTAATGGAGGCTATTATTCCTAAAGCTGGAGAGCTATTAGCACTACCAAGGAATTTTACCTACAGAGATTTATACTTTGCGCTTTATGAAAATGCACTTGAGCGCAAGGGAAAAAATAGGGTTAAAGTCTACGATATTAATTCAGTAATAAATGATACATATCGAGATAATTTAATAGATTATAGAGAGTTGCGTAGAGAAGAAGCTAGACTTAATATTAAACAAAAGAAAGAACACAGAAAATCTGTGCTTGTAGATTGCTTTATATCTAATTTAAAATAG
- a CDS encoding HPr family phosphocarrier protein, translating to MEKKLTVINETGLHARPAGMFVKGASEFKSTVEIESNGKKVNAKSIMGVMSLGLSKGTEFTLIANGEDEEAAIAKLSEMVESGFGE from the coding sequence ATGGAAAAAAAATTAACAGTTATCAACGAAACAGGGTTACACGCTAGACCAGCAGGAATGTTCGTTAAAGGAGCATCTGAATTCAAATCAACAGTAGAAATAGAATCTAATGGTAAAAAAGTAAACGCTAAATCAATAATGGGTGTAATGAGCTTAGGTTTATCAAAAGGAACTGAATTCACTCTAATAGCAAACGGAGAAGATGAAGAAGCAGCTATAGCTAAATTATCTGAAATGGTTGAATCAGGATTCGGTGAATAA
- the ptsP gene encoding phosphoenolpyruvate--protein phosphotransferase: MAFKGTGASPGIALGKALVVEHKELVIEKRTITDVDAEIAKLRDAVQVSKVELEKVKEKAAKELGEAEAEIFGAHLLVLEDPELTGAAEAKIADEKVNADFALNEIKEMFVAMFESMDNEYMRERAADIKDVTNRVLRHLLGIKVVDLSALDEEVVLVAHDLTPSDTATMNKKMVLGFLTNIGGRTSHTAIMARTLEIAAVVGLTDITENVKDGDFVVFNGDTGEVIINPDEETKAAYAAKKQAFEEEKKALELLKGKESVTLDGRRVELAGNIGTPNDIEGLIKNDAEGVGLYRTEFLYMDSDKLPEEDTQFEAYKAVLEGMSGKPIVIRTLDIGGDKKLDYLPLDEEMNPFLGYRAIRLCLDRTDIFKTQLRALYRASVYGKLRIMFPMISSLEELLQAKEIVKEVQAELDAEGIAYAKDVEIGMMIEVPSAAVISDVLAKHVDFFSIGTNDLIQYTTAVDRMNQKISYLYNQFNPAVLRLIKMVIDNAHKEGKWVGMCGEAAGDQMMIPILLGFGLDEFSMSPISILPARKLITSVNEADMKKFADEVLAMGTAEEIKAHVANTFCK; the protein is encoded by the coding sequence ATGGCATTCAAAGGAACTGGAGCTTCTCCTGGTATAGCACTAGGTAAAGCACTTGTTGTAGAACATAAAGAGCTTGTTATAGAAAAAAGAACTATAACAGATGTAGATGCTGAAATAGCTAAATTAAGAGATGCTGTTCAGGTATCTAAAGTTGAACTAGAAAAAGTTAAAGAAAAAGCAGCTAAAGAATTAGGTGAAGCTGAAGCTGAAATATTCGGGGCACACCTTTTAGTTTTAGAAGATCCAGAATTAACTGGTGCAGCAGAAGCTAAAATAGCTGACGAAAAAGTTAATGCTGATTTCGCATTAAACGAAATAAAAGAAATGTTCGTTGCAATGTTTGAATCTATGGACAATGAGTACATGAGAGAAAGAGCAGCAGACATAAAAGACGTTACAAACAGAGTGTTAAGACACTTATTAGGAATAAAAGTAGTAGATTTATCTGCATTAGATGAAGAAGTAGTACTAGTTGCTCACGACTTAACTCCATCAGATACAGCTACTATGAACAAAAAAATGGTTTTAGGATTCCTTACTAATATAGGAGGAAGAACTTCTCATACAGCTATAATGGCTAGAACTCTTGAAATAGCAGCAGTTGTAGGTCTTACTGACATAACTGAAAACGTTAAAGATGGAGATTTCGTAGTATTCAATGGGGATACTGGAGAAGTTATAATAAATCCAGACGAAGAAACAAAAGCAGCTTATGCAGCTAAAAAACAGGCTTTCGAAGAAGAAAAGAAAGCTTTAGAATTATTAAAAGGTAAAGAATCTGTTACTTTAGACGGAAGAAGAGTAGAACTTGCAGGTAATATAGGTACTCCAAACGATATAGAAGGTCTTATAAAAAATGACGCTGAAGGTGTTGGACTATACAGAACTGAATTCTTATATATGGACTCAGACAAATTACCAGAAGAAGATACTCAGTTTGAAGCATATAAAGCAGTATTAGAAGGAATGAGCGGTAAACCAATCGTTATAAGAACTCTTGATATAGGTGGAGATAAGAAATTAGACTATCTTCCTCTAGATGAAGAAATGAACCCATTCTTAGGATACAGAGCTATAAGATTATGCTTAGATAGAACAGATATATTCAAAACTCAGTTAAGAGCATTATACAGAGCGAGTGTATATGGAAAATTAAGAATAATGTTCCCTATGATATCTTCATTAGAAGAATTATTACAGGCTAAAGAAATAGTTAAAGAAGTTCAGGCTGAATTAGATGCTGAAGGTATAGCATACGCAAAAGATGTAGAAATAGGTATGATGATAGAAGTACCATCTGCAGCAGTTATATCTGATGTACTTGCTAAACATGTTGACTTCTTCTCTATAGGAACAAATGACTTAATACAGTACACTACTGCAGTTGACAGAATGAACCAGAAAATAAGCTACTTATACAACCAGTTCAATCCAGCTGTGTTAAGACTTATAAAAATGGTTATAGACAACGCACATAAAGAAGGTAAATGGGTTGGAATGTGTGGAGAAGCAGCAGGAGATCAGATGATGATACCAATACTTCTTGGATTCGGATTAGATGAATTCTCTATGTCTCCAATATCTATACTTCCAGCAAGAAAACTTATAACTTCAGTAAATGAAGCAGATATGAAAAAATTTGCTGATGAAGTACTAGCAATGGGAACTGCTGAAGAAATAAAAGCACACGTTGCAAATACTTTCTGTAAATAA
- a CDS encoding lysozyme inhibitor LprI family protein: MTDFCPNCGKKADDGEKVCPVCGGKITSISQDNDDNKKESGKNRINLFRNIIIGAVLIFALFVSCTVAARYFNAGKNIANTVNTQKSELKILKKPSEKQYEASEESAVDNDDEKGNDPEGKEDKETKDEIKNSENLGLRKKDEYMSLMSKLDKESRELADAELNGNQEKLLDYTSKIYKKYDTLLNMIYSDISVALENGELEELKQDELEWINKKDEMASYAVGSEDTSESDENWAYFDSLATSTKDRCYYLIHKYMH, encoded by the coding sequence ATGACAGATTTCTGTCCTAATTGTGGGAAAAAAGCAGATGATGGAGAAAAAGTATGTCCTGTTTGTGGTGGAAAGATAACCAGTATTTCTCAGGACAATGATGATAATAAAAAAGAAAGTGGAAAAAATAGAATAAATCTATTTAGAAATATAATTATAGGAGCAGTTTTAATATTTGCTCTATTTGTAAGTTGTACAGTGGCAGCTAGATATTTTAATGCTGGAAAAAATATAGCTAATACAGTAAACACTCAGAAGTCTGAGTTAAAGATTCTTAAAAAGCCTAGTGAGAAGCAGTATGAGGCGTCAGAAGAATCAGCTGTAGATAATGACGATGAAAAAGGAAACGATCCTGAAGGAAAAGAAGATAAAGAAACTAAAGATGAGATTAAAAATAGTGAAAATTTAGGGCTTCGGAAAAAAGATGAGTATATGAGTTTAATGTCTAAGCTAGATAAAGAGAGTAGGGAGTTAGCAGATGCTGAGCTTAATGGAAATCAAGAGAAGCTTTTAGATTATACTAGCAAAATTTATAAAAAATATGATACTCTTTTAAATATGATTTATAGTGATATTTCAGTAGCTTTAGAAAATGGAGAGCTAGAGGAATTGAAACAAGATGAGTTAGAGTGGATTAATAAAAAGGATGAAATGGCTTCTTACGCGGTGGGATCTGAGGATACAAGTGAATCAGATGAAAACTGGGCGTATTTTGACTCGCTTGCAACATCTACAAAGGACAGATGCTATTATTTAATACATAAATATATGCATTAG
- a CDS encoding zinc ribbon domain-containing protein — MKCQRCGHPMKFGEEKCRKCGTKIKKTEEYLKMEEERAKNAKKDQIAMVVSGAILMFVLVFGMYMLFVK; from the coding sequence ATGAAATGTCAGCGTTGCGGACATCCAATGAAATTTGGAGAAGAAAAATGCAGAAAATGTGGAACTAAAATAAAGAAAACAGAAGAATATTTAAAAATGGAAGAAGAAAGAGCAAAAAATGCTAAAAAAGATCAGATAGCTATGGTTGTTTCAGGGGCAATTTTAATGTTTGTTCTTGTATTCGGAATGTATATGCTATTTGTCAAATAA
- a CDS encoding metal-sensitive transcriptional regulator → MEMEKKKCACCGSGNKDRKLSARNDRDDLIKRLKRIEGQVKGIQNMIEDERYCIDILVQISAAKAAIDRVGKIILENHIKGCITESIKYESQDESDELIEELMKNIYKFLK, encoded by the coding sequence ATGGAAATGGAAAAGAAAAAATGTGCTTGCTGTGGAAGTGGTAATAAGGACAGAAAGCTTTCTGCCAGAAATGACAGAGATGACCTTATTAAAAGATTAAAGAGAATAGAGGGACAGGTAAAGGGAATCCAAAATATGATTGAAGACGAGAGATATTGTATAGATATTCTTGTTCAGATATCTGCTGCTAAGGCGGCTATAGATAGAGTAGGGAAGATAATTCTTGAAAATCATATAAAAGGATGTATTACCGAAAGTATAAAATACGAGAGCCAAGATGAGTCTGATGAGCTTATCGAGGAACTAATGAAAAATATTTATAAATTCTTAAAATAG
- a CDS encoding SoxR reducing system RseC family protein → MNQDGYIVEIIDEDTAMMRMMRMSACAKCGKCMSASSESEEILVEVDNTIGAKVGDHVVVSMEHINVMKATFLVYVIPMVLLIVGIVGSYYALNAIGFNGATEVVAAVIGIALMGLSYIYLKINDKKFKESREYVPVVTKILFDL, encoded by the coding sequence ATGAATCAGGACGGATATATAGTAGAAATAATTGACGAAGATACTGCTATGATGAGAATGATGAGAATGTCTGCCTGTGCAAAATGTGGTAAGTGTATGTCTGCATCTTCAGAATCTGAGGAGATTTTAGTTGAAGTGGATAATACTATCGGTGCTAAGGTAGGGGATCATGTCGTAGTTAGTATGGAGCATATAAATGTTATGAAAGCTACATTTTTAGTTTATGTGATACCAATGGTTCTTCTTATAGTTGGTATAGTAGGATCATACTATGCACTTAATGCTATAGGTTTTAATGGAGCTACAGAGGTTGTTGCTGCTGTTATAGGTATTGCACTTATGGGACTTTCTTATATATACTTAAAAATAAACGATAAAAAGTTTAAAGAGAGTAGAGAATACGTTCCTGTTGTCACAAAAATATTATTCGATTTATAG
- a CDS encoding DHHW family protein, with translation MNKRKAIFLIVPFLSIIFSVGLSNFFIEDKDVSKSENRELQQMPGIGAIKDKTFTSLFETYYTDQFMFRDELIKADIKWQMFTKKSNIKGLYLADDNWIMGGVETSEKKKDEYKPLVEKVEKINKMVEASNKKMYYVSLPHKVKTLYNKYPKKYINKNYGFENHEKFLSMLKDDDINTIDIGKYFVDNFSEKTLEKFYFKTDHHWNSLGAYEAFKYIIEDLNKTMGLDVDLSKYTYKTSYIKNKPFLGSYNNNLYGMFTKDEDVPYVYMDRKYNNKYYELKDGKFDEVEEDYIIGNGIDDDEISYEKAYTGNHSYYKIVNKNAKTKEKVLMIRDSYQAPLTWLFSDIFEEVEVVDLRATDLNIDDILKMSDSNIVMLMFNNGFDVDAILTNRIK, from the coding sequence TTGAATAAAAGAAAGGCAATATTCTTGATAGTACCTTTTTTAAGTATTATATTTTCTGTGGGATTGTCGAATTTTTTTATAGAAGATAAAGATGTTAGTAAATCTGAAAATAGAGAACTTCAGCAGATGCCAGGGATTGGAGCTATAAAGGATAAGACGTTTACAAGTCTTTTTGAAACATACTATACTGACCAGTTTATGTTTAGAGATGAGCTTATAAAAGCTGATATAAAATGGCAGATGTTTACAAAAAAATCTAATATAAAAGGATTGTATCTAGCTGATGATAATTGGATAATGGGAGGCGTGGAAACAAGTGAGAAGAAAAAAGATGAGTATAAACCATTGGTTGAAAAAGTAGAAAAAATAAATAAAATGGTTGAAGCATCTAATAAGAAAATGTACTATGTTTCACTGCCACATAAAGTTAAAACATTATACAATAAGTATCCTAAAAAATATATAAATAAAAATTACGGGTTTGAAAATCACGAAAAGTTTTTATCTATGTTAAAGGATGATGATATAAACACTATAGATATAGGAAAATATTTTGTAGATAATTTTAGTGAAAAAACATTAGAAAAATTTTACTTTAAGACAGACCATCATTGGAATTCTTTGGGTGCATATGAAGCATTTAAGTATATAATTGAAGATTTGAATAAAACTATGGGATTAGATGTAGATTTAAGTAAATATACATATAAAACAAGCTATATAAAAAATAAGCCGTTTTTAGGAAGTTACAATAATAATCTTTATGGAATGTTTACTAAAGATGAGGATGTACCATATGTTTATATGGATAGAAAATACAATAATAAGTACTATGAATTAAAAGATGGAAAATTTGACGAAGTAGAAGAAGATTATATAATAGGAAATGGGATTGATGACGATGAAATATCGTATGAAAAAGCATATACTGGAAACCATTCATATTATAAAATTGTAAATAAAAATGCAAAGACAAAAGAAAAAGTTTTAATGATAAGGGATTCATATCAGGCGCCACTTACGTGGCTGTTTTCAGATATATTTGAAGAAGTTGAGGTTGTAGATTTAAGAGCGACTGATTTGAATATTGATGATATATTAAAAATGAGTGATAGTAATATAGTAATGCTTATGTTCAACAATGGTTTTGATGTAGATGCTATATTAACTAATAGGATAAAATAA
- a CDS encoding MBOAT family O-acyltransferase, translating to MVFSSLVFLFVFLPIVLVLYYLSGKKYRNYLLLLASLFFYAWGEPTYVVIMLVSIGANYLCGLLVDEKRADKVRVTGVVISVIFNICMLGVFKYSGFFVKNINTAFNTSLPVPEIALPLGISFFTFQAMSYVIDVYRKDAKVQKNIFDLSLYISLFPQLVAGPIVRYQTVADQIEEREHNIIKFGDGVRRFIIGLGKKVLLSNSLGMLADSVFGMQTYQLAVVSTWLGILAYSLQIFFDFSGYSDMAIGLGKMFGFEFLENFNYPYISQSASEFWRRWHISLGSWFRDYVYFPLGGSRRGNVRTYINLFIVWFLTGFWHGASWTFIAWGLYFGLLIGMEKSYLGKLLNKVPRFVRHIYLLLVVMIGWVFFRADSFSYSIEFIKNMFFMGTNVIFDGVAASYINDYWFVLVLSMIFCMPIVDWFRRKIEVANDKILESNISYVLNSVVFTGILLIVIFKLVNSTYNPFLYFRF from the coding sequence ATGGTATTTAGTAGTTTGGTTTTTTTATTTGTATTTTTACCTATAGTTCTTGTTTTATATTATTTATCGGGAAAAAAATATAGAAACTATCTGCTTTTATTGGCCAGTTTGTTCTTTTATGCGTGGGGAGAACCAACTTATGTTGTCATAATGCTGGTATCTATAGGTGCTAATTATTTATGTGGGCTTTTAGTAGATGAAAAAAGAGCTGATAAAGTTAGGGTAACGGGCGTTGTTATCTCGGTTATTTTCAATATATGTATGTTAGGTGTATTTAAATATAGTGGATTTTTTGTGAAAAATATCAATACAGCATTTAATACATCTCTACCTGTTCCAGAAATAGCATTGCCACTTGGAATTTCGTTCTTTACATTCCAGGCGATGAGTTATGTTATAGATGTGTACAGAAAAGATGCGAAGGTACAGAAAAATATATTTGATTTATCACTGTATATCAGTTTATTCCCACAGCTTGTAGCAGGGCCAATAGTAAGATATCAGACTGTAGCAGATCAGATAGAAGAAAGAGAGCATAATATAATTAAATTTGGAGATGGTGTAAGAAGATTCATAATAGGTCTTGGTAAAAAGGTTCTATTATCAAATTCGCTTGGTATGCTAGCTGATAGTGTGTTTGGAATGCAAACATATCAGCTTGCAGTAGTAAGCACTTGGCTTGGTATACTAGCGTACTCACTTCAGATATTCTTTGATTTTAGCGGATACTCAGATATGGCTATAGGTCTAGGAAAGATGTTTGGATTTGAGTTTTTAGAGAACTTTAATTATCCATATATATCACAGTCTGCATCCGAGTTTTGGAGAAGATGGCATATATCTTTAGGAAGTTGGTTTAGAGATTATGTGTATTTCCCACTTGGTGGAAGTAGACGTGGAAATGTTAGAACATATATAAATCTATTTATAGTATGGTTTTTAACAGGATTTTGGCATGGAGCAAGCTGGACATTTATAGCTTGGGGACTGTATTTTGGATTGTTGATAGGAATGGAAAAATCATATCTTGGAAAACTTTTAAATAAAGTACCTAGATTTGTAAGACATATATACTTATTACTAGTTGTAATGATAGGATGGGTATTCTTTAGAGCTGATAGTTTTAGTTACTCAATTGAATTTATAAAGAATATGTTCTTTATGGGAACAAATGTAATTTTTGATGGTGTGGCAGCGAGCTATATAAACGATTATTGGTTCGTTTTAGTTCTATCTATGATTTTCTGTATGCCAATAGTAGATTGGTTTAGAAGAAAGATTGAAGTTGCTAACGACAAAATTTTAGAGTCAAATATTAGTTATGTTCTAAATTCGGTAGTGTTCACAGGAATTTTATTGATTGTTATATTCAAATTGGTAAACTCAACATATAATCCATTCTTATACTTTAGATTCTAA
- a CDS encoding IS91 family transposase: MNVLKKQKDEKIIKKILKNHFEEFKLKYWNKVRREMRDQIENTVIKALNCGNIEKGYIKHKCIDCGEEYIQGFTCKSKFCTKCGRKYSMEWAEKQVENILDVSHRHAVFTIPEELRVYFYRKRELLKDLQDATYKVLDSFHKKKTNGDYELGVIAVVHTFGGDLKWNPHIHALYTEGGIDRNNKWFKKLDFIPYTYMKKVWRKLVLDIIKNNFRDRKTRNLINKLYKKEFYVNAERRLTNIKQATQYIGRYLARPAIAEYRIINYDGKNVTYWYENKKPKGKREITVNVLEFIGKITQHIHPKGFRVARRYGLYSRVKNKLSIEILKLYNFMRHRNISKLIKKKNTVKKNFKDRLIESFGVNPYICKKCGKDMILWEIWHYKYGLIYNVLDKSNYKRIIYEEIIEKEISLNTTTQKELF; encoded by the coding sequence ATGAATGTATTGAAAAAACAAAAAGATGAAAAAATCATTAAGAAAATATTAAAAAATCACTTTGAAGAATTCAAACTAAAATATTGGAATAAAGTTAGAAGAGAAATGAGGGATCAGATAGAAAATACTGTAATAAAGGCTTTAAATTGTGGAAATATAGAAAAAGGATATATAAAACATAAATGTATAGACTGTGGAGAGGAGTATATTCAAGGGTTCACTTGTAAAAGTAAGTTTTGCACAAAGTGTGGAAGAAAATATTCTATGGAATGGGCAGAAAAACAGGTAGAAAATATTCTTGATGTTTCTCATAGACATGCAGTTTTCACAATTCCAGAGGAGTTAAGAGTCTATTTCTACAGAAAGCGAGAGCTTTTAAAAGATTTACAAGATGCTACATATAAGGTATTAGATAGTTTTCATAAAAAGAAAACAAATGGAGATTATGAATTAGGGGTAATTGCTGTAGTACACACTTTTGGTGGAGATTTAAAATGGAATCCTCACATACATGCCTTATACACCGAAGGTGGAATAGATAGAAATAATAAGTGGTTTAAAAAATTAGATTTCATACCGTATACATATATGAAAAAAGTATGGCGAAAGTTGGTACTAGATATAATAAAAAACAACTTTAGAGATAGAAAAACTAGAAATTTGATAAATAAGTTATATAAGAAAGAATTCTATGTAAATGCAGAAAGACGTTTAACTAATATAAAACAGGCAACTCAATATATAGGTAGATATTTGGCTAGACCAGCTATCGCTGAGTATAGAATAATTAATTACGATGGGAAAAATGTAACTTACTGGTATGAAAACAAAAAACCTAAGGGAAAAAGAGAAATAACTGTAAATGTATTAGAATTTATAGGTAAAATAACCCAACATATTCACCCGAAGGGTTTTAGAGTTGCAAGAAGATACGGTCTATATTCAAGAGTAAAAAATAAATTAAGCATAGAAATATTGAAATTATATAATTTTATGAGACACAGAAATATATCTAAGCTGATAAAAAAGAAGAATACAGTAAAGAAAAATTTTAAAGATAGATTGATAGAATCATTTGGAGTAAATCCTTATATTTGTAAAAAGTGTGGAAAAGACATGATTCTATGGGAAATATGGCATTATAAATATGGATTAATATATAATGTACTAGATAAATCAAATTATAAAAGAATAATCTACGAAGAAATTATAGAAAAAGAAATTTCTTTGAATACAACAACACAAAAAGAATTATTTTAA